Proteins from a single region of Caldisericia bacterium:
- a CDS encoding xanthine permease codes for GNGSTSYSENIGAIGLTRVAARRVIRAGAIIMIVLPLIGKLFAVFASLPQPVVGAMYVGLFGLISAVGLNNLQYVNLNNSRNLFILGLSLFGGLSFPAAFSSIRDSFSKKLAEQGASFGVVLGLIIFTILSTPMAVSAIIGILLDNLLPGATREERGFGYWEREATEEAWQKAEAEWAKMKEGEERKLAGFEASQQ; via the coding sequence GGAAATGGTTCAACATCATACTCTGAAAATATTGGTGCAATCGGATTAACAAGAGTTGCTGCTCGTAGAGTTATAAGAGCAGGTGCGATAATAATGATTGTTCTTCCTTTAATTGGAAAACTTTTCGCAGTTTTCGCTTCACTTCCACAACCAGTAGTTGGAGCAATGTATGTTGGTCTATTTGGTTTAATTTCAGCAGTAGGATTAAATAACCTTCAATATGTTAACCTTAATAATTCAAGAAATCTATTTATTTTAGGATTATCTCTCTTTGGAGGTCTATCATTCCCAGCAGCATTCTCATCAATAAGAGATAGTTTTTCTAAAAAACTAGCTGAACAAGGAGCAAGTTTTGGTGTTGTTTTAGGATTAATTATATTTACAATTCTTTCAACTCCAATGGCTGTTTCTGCAATTATAGGTATTTTACTTGATAATCTACTTCCTGGTGCAACAAGAGAAGAGAGAGGATTTGGATATTGGGAGAGAGAAGCTACAGAAGAAGCATGGCAAAAAGCAGAAGCTGAATGGGCAAAGATGAAAGAGGGTGAAGAAAGAAAACTTGCTGGTTTTGAAGCATCTCAACAATAG
- a CDS encoding HutP family protein — MEKKERREIEFKMELDRIGKVALLLSMSSDEEENEIKKKIIESTNYKVGVTRVAGFASEIRRKFAPAILGAALNCNVINKTTPEVHALLHASLEALNSIIHSESLDSSLSLKVSVVSDGKWICVGIFGDSAFYPITNHEKSALGIMHIK, encoded by the coding sequence ATGGAGAAAAAAGAGAGAAGAGAAATTGAGTTTAAAATGGAATTAGATAGAATAGGTAAAGTTGCTCTACTTCTATCAATGTCTTCAGATGAAGAAGAAAATGAGATAAAGAAAAAAATTATTGAGTCTACAAATTACAAAGTTGGAGTGACAAGAGTGGCAGGTTTTGCTTCAGAAATAAGAAGAAAATTTGCACCAGCAATTTTAGGGGCTGCATTAAATTGTAATGTTATTAATAAAACAACACCTGAAGTGCATGCTTTACTTCATGCATCTCTTGAGGCACTAAATTCAATAATTCACAGTGAATCACTTGATTCTTCTCTTTCTTTAAAAGTTTCTGTAGTATCAGACGGAAAATGGATTTGTGTTGGAATTTTTGGTGACTCAGCTTTTTACCCAATAACAAACCATGAAAAAAGCGCATTAGGAATAATGCATATTAAATAA
- a CDS encoding DUF2877 domain-containing protein has product MILVNCLEKKFNIISIGDCIEDGEYLLHSSFNNSINFYKGDKILTIGNTFIGRGPTNIISNDISIFRNIHCINKKRELIIFEEFKFEIDNSKIYESKLKIDEFNIEKLYNNINLFENYVKIFSNGKGLSPLLGFNFYENDVLSNKFIFKIKNGIEKIISGNLINGINEIKGVGIGLTPSGDDFIYGFLVGINIFEIIQRKKFQNIKKLIYETAKSDNLISNNFLYFASEGMFFEKTKNLIISLFFGNESQLLESTTKILQIGETSGVDFCVGLIFALKKGGEDVCKRFN; this is encoded by the coding sequence TTGATTTTAGTAAATTGTTTAGAAAAAAAATTTAATATTATTAGTATTGGTGATTGTATTGAGGATGGTGAATATCTATTACATTCTTCTTTTAATAACTCTATAAATTTTTATAAAGGAGATAAAATTTTAACTATAGGAAATACTTTTATTGGAAGAGGCCCAACAAATATAATTTCTAATGATATATCAATTTTTAGAAACATTCACTGCATTAATAAAAAAAGGGAATTAATCATTTTTGAAGAGTTTAAATTTGAGATTGATAATTCGAAAATTTATGAATCTAAATTAAAAATTGATGAATTTAATATAGAAAAACTTTATAATAACATAAATCTATTTGAAAATTATGTAAAAATATTTTCTAATGGAAAGGGTCTTTCTCCTTTATTGGGATTCAATTTTTATGAAAATGATGTTTTATCTAATAAATTTATTTTCAAAATTAAAAATGGTATAGAAAAAATTATTAGTGGTAATTTAATAAATGGAATTAATGAAATTAAAGGTGTTGGAATAGGATTAACACCAAGTGGAGATGATTTTATTTATGGATTTCTTGTTGGAATTAATATATTTGAGATAATTCAAAGAAAAAAATTTCAAAATATTAAAAAATTAATTTATGAGACTGCAAAGAGCGATAATTTGATTTCTAATAACTTTTTATATTTTGCGAGCGAAGGAATGTTTTTTGAAAAAACAAAAAATTTGATCATTTCTTTGTTTTTTGGGAACGAGAGTCAATTATTAGAGAGTACTACAAAAATACTCCAGATAGGAGAAACTTCTGGAGTAGATTTTTGTGTGGGTCTAATTTTTGCATTAAAAAAAGGAGGAGAAGATGTATGTAAAAGGTTTAATTAA
- the fdrA gene encoding acyl-CoA synthetase FdrA translates to MYVKGLIKSGEYYDSVTLMLVSRDASSLPGIIEAAVVMGTKENKSILDASGMLLPEFKEAKDSDLLIVVKGENEKIAEDGVNKIVEMLKKSKEKVSQGAEFLPKSIEGALQIMPDANLCLISVAGRYAADVAMDALKRGLHVMIFSDNVPKDKAIEVKKYGFEHDLLVMGPDCGTAIINGAPLGFANVVNRGDIGIVSAAGTGLQEVSCIISNNGGGISQGIGTGGIDVKKEYGGLSFIKGIEALRDDPETKVIVLVSKPPHPEVLEKIGKITKDIKKPIVGILLGAEPELVKSIGAIPASTLEEGALLALSISKGIPMDTFKKKLDEKEEEIKKLAEELAKRLKPEQKYFRGFFQGGTLTYETQLILKDFIGYVNSNAPVDENYRIKDSWISEGHTVIDFGEDEFTVGRPHPMIDFSLRNKRLIEESSLKDVAIFYLDIVIGYGSNPKPKEDQVPALKEAMKKSNAIFIITVCGTDKDPQNKKDLIEGLKDTGAIVFESNASAAKLAGYILKKIGG, encoded by the coding sequence ATGTATGTAAAAGGTTTAATTAAAAGTGGAGAATATTATGATTCTGTAACCCTTATGCTTGTTTCAAGAGACGCCTCATCACTTCCAGGTATTATTGAAGCAGCTGTTGTTATGGGAACAAAAGAAAATAAATCAATACTTGATGCTTCAGGAATGCTTCTTCCTGAATTTAAAGAAGCAAAAGACTCAGATTTACTTATTGTTGTAAAAGGTGAAAATGAAAAAATTGCTGAAGATGGAGTTAATAAAATAGTTGAAATGCTAAAAAAAAGTAAAGAAAAAGTTTCTCAAGGAGCAGAATTTTTACCAAAAAGCATTGAAGGTGCACTTCAAATTATGCCTGATGCAAATTTATGTTTAATTTCAGTTGCTGGCAGATATGCAGCAGATGTTGCAATGGATGCTCTTAAAAGAGGTCTACATGTTATGATTTTTTCAGACAATGTTCCAAAAGATAAAGCAATAGAGGTTAAAAAATATGGTTTCGAACATGATCTACTTGTTATGGGTCCAGATTGTGGAACTGCAATTATAAATGGTGCTCCACTTGGTTTTGCAAATGTTGTAAATAGAGGGGATATTGGAATAGTATCTGCTGCTGGAACTGGTCTTCAAGAGGTTAGTTGTATTATTTCAAATAATGGTGGAGGAATTTCACAAGGGATTGGAACTGGTGGAATTGATGTTAAAAAGGAGTATGGAGGTTTATCATTTATTAAGGGCATTGAAGCATTAAGAGATGATCCTGAAACAAAAGTTATAGTTCTAGTTTCAAAGCCTCCACATCCTGAAGTGTTAGAGAAAATCGGTAAAATTACAAAAGATATTAAAAAACCAATTGTTGGAATTTTATTAGGGGCAGAACCTGAATTAGTTAAATCAATTGGTGCAATACCTGCTTCAACTCTTGAAGAAGGAGCACTTCTAGCATTGAGTATCTCAAAAGGAATACCAATGGATACATTTAAGAAAAAATTAGATGAAAAAGAAGAAGAAATAAAAAAATTAGCAGAAGAGTTAGCTAAAAGATTAAAACCGGAGCAAAAATATTTTAGAGGTTTCTTCCAAGGAGGAACTCTTACTTATGAAACTCAGTTAATATTAAAAGATTTTATTGGTTATGTAAATTCAAATGCTCCTGTTGATGAGAATTATAGAATAAAAGATTCTTGGATAAGTGAGGGACATACAGTTATAGATTTTGGTGAAGATGAATTTACTGTAGGAAGACCTCATCCAATGATTGATTTTAGTTTAAGAAATAAAAGATTAATAGAAGAGAGTAGTTTAAAAGATGTTGCAATATTTTATCTTGATATAGTTATAGGATATGGTTCAAATCCAAAACCTAAAGAGGATCAGGTACCAGCTCTTAAAGAAGCAATGAAAAAATCAAATGCAATATTTATAATAACTGTTTGCGGAACTGATAAAGACCCTCAAAACAAAAAAGATTTAATTGAAGGACTAAAAGATACAGGAGCAATTGTTTTTGAATCAAATGCTTCTGCTGCAAAATTAGCAGGTTATATTTTAAAGAAAATAGGAGGCTAA
- a CDS encoding fdrA domain protein — protein MAVSDLFKKELKVINVGLLSFKESLEQTGFKVIQVDWSPPAGGDEEALEALKKLMNLGK, from the coding sequence ATGGCAGTAAGTGATTTATTTAAAAAAGAATTAAAGGTTATAAATGTTGGACTTCTCTCTTTTAAAGAGAGTTTAGAGCAAACAGGTTTTAAAGTAATTCAAGTTGATTGGAGTCCTCCTGCAGGAGGAGATGAGGAGGCTCTTGAAGCACTTAAAAAACTTATGAATTTAGGTAAATAG
- a CDS encoding cyclase family protein, translating into MNINEFLELMGKAKIYDLTQPLSVHTPPWPSYVPLSVQYFKRIAGAHMGQGANGQIITMSHHVGTHIDGEIHFYGHGRSIGEVPIEEWIGPGVVVDISDEVGDYDLYFPEMLEKKVEIRQGDILIINTGYHRYAWYEPEADEVRYFVKHPGPGPGFDEWALKMKFKWIGVDCGSADHPMNTIIRQWHPKAFIEAEKKLREKYGKSWDEMFPPEEYYQIMHLKLFPKGLVHAENLGGDIDKVKNKRVWIGCFPLKGMEFESSQCRIIAIEP; encoded by the coding sequence ATGAATATAAACGAATTTTTAGAATTGATGGGGAAAGCAAAGATTTATGATTTAACTCAACCTTTGAGTGTTCACACACCTCCTTGGCCAAGTTATGTTCCACTTTCAGTTCAATATTTTAAAAGAATAGCTGGAGCTCATATGGGACAAGGAGCTAACGGGCAAATAATAACAATGAGTCACCATGTTGGCACACATATTGATGGTGAAATTCATTTTTATGGACATGGTAGATCTATTGGTGAAGTACCAATTGAAGAGTGGATAGGTCCAGGAGTTGTTGTTGATATTTCTGATGAAGTTGGTGATTATGATCTATATTTTCCAGAAATGTTAGAAAAAAAGGTTGAAATTAGACAAGGTGATATATTGATTATTAACACTGGTTATCATAGATATGCTTGGTATGAACCTGAAGCAGACGAAGTAAGATATTTTGTTAAACATCCAGGACCAGGACCTGGATTTGATGAATGGGCTTTAAAAATGAAATTCAAGTGGATTGGTGTTGATTGTGGAAGTGCAGATCATCCAATGAATACAATAATAAGACAGTGGCATCCAAAAGCTTTTATTGAAGCAGAGAAAAAATTAAGGGAAAAATATGGAAAAAGTTGGGATGAGATGTTTCCTCCTGAAGAATATTATCAAATAATGCATTTAAAACTATTTCCAAAAGGACTTGTTCATGCAGAAAATTTAGGAGGAGATATTGATAAAGTTAAAAATAAAAGAGTTTGGATTGGATGTTTTCCATTAAAAGGGATGGAGTTTGAATCATCTCAATGTAGAATTATTGCAATTGAACCATAA
- a CDS encoding DUF1116 domain-containing protein yields MIDIEKANQEALKRLLDAQPVWVDVQRAIDVIPGMKKNMLLHAGPPITWDRMCGAMKGAVIGALIYEGLAKNPEEAENLAASGEIIFEPNHHHSSVAPMAGIISPSMPVMVIENEAFGNRAYCNFSEGIGKVLRMGAYSEDVIARLKWMENVFFPVMQKAIRKAGKIELKPINAEALTMGDELHNRTRAASYLLFSKLVPYLLATMEDLKNTNDSITFIQQNIHAYLPFIMASCKASIEPCEGIEGSTMVTVMSRNGTDWGIRVSGMGKEWFTCESPVPDVLLFPGFKKEDVGRDMGDSSIMETIGIGGLAIAAAPAIIKFVGGTTQLAIKKNLEMYEITIGENNTYQIPYFDFRGTPTGIDIRKVVEKNLTPFIDTGVAHKDPGVGQVGAGLLDAPMECFKKALIAFAKKYAG; encoded by the coding sequence ATGATTGACATTGAAAAAGCAAATCAAGAGGCATTAAAAAGACTTCTTGATGCTCAGCCAGTATGGGTTGATGTACAAAGAGCTATTGATGTAATACCTGGAATGAAAAAGAATATGCTTCTTCATGCAGGTCCACCAATAACTTGGGATAGAATGTGTGGAGCAATGAAAGGAGCTGTAATAGGTGCATTAATTTATGAAGGTTTAGCGAAAAATCCGGAAGAGGCAGAAAATTTAGCTGCATCAGGAGAAATTATTTTTGAACCAAATCATCATCATAGTTCAGTTGCTCCAATGGCTGGAATTATCTCACCTTCTATGCCAGTTATGGTAATTGAAAATGAAGCGTTTGGTAATAGAGCATATTGTAATTTCAGTGAAGGTATTGGTAAGGTTTTAAGAATGGGCGCATATTCAGAAGATGTAATTGCAAGGTTAAAATGGATGGAAAATGTGTTTTTCCCAGTTATGCAAAAAGCAATAAGAAAAGCAGGTAAAATAGAATTAAAACCAATTAATGCTGAAGCTCTCACAATGGGTGATGAACTTCATAATAGAACAAGAGCAGCATCTTACCTTCTTTTTTCAAAACTTGTACCTTATCTTCTTGCAACAATGGAAGATTTAAAGAATACTAATGATTCAATAACATTTATACAACAAAATATACATGCATATCTTCCTTTTATTATGGCAAGTTGTAAAGCAAGTATAGAGCCATGTGAAGGAATTGAAGGAAGCACAATGGTAACAGTTATGTCAAGAAATGGAACTGACTGGGGAATAAGAGTTTCAGGAATGGGTAAAGAATGGTTTACATGTGAATCTCCAGTCCCAGATGTACTACTTTTCCCTGGGTTTAAAAAGGAAGATGTTGGTAGAGATATGGGTGATAGTTCAATTATGGAAACAATTGGAATTGGTGGTCTTGCTATTGCAGCAGCACCTGCAATTATAAAATTTGTTGGTGGTACAACACAACTTGCTATAAAGAAAAATCTTGAAATGTATGAGATAACAATTGGAGAAAATAATACATATCAAATTCCATATTTTGATTTTAGAGGAACTCCTACTGGCATTGATATAAGAAAAGTTGTTGAGAAAAATTTAACTCCATTTATTGATACAGGTGTTGCGCACAAAGATCCTGGTGTGGGGCAAGTAGGAGCAGGTCTTCTTGATGCACCAATGGAGTGCTTCAAGAAGGCACTAATTGCATTTGCAAAGAAATATGCTGGTTAA
- a CDS encoding cyclase family protein, which yields MNNEKFIETLSKAKLFDLTQPLSIFTPPWPHDKALEVHFFKRVTGAYGGGQGANGQILNWSNTTGTHLVGETAYHSGGRAISDIPLKELSGPGVVVDISDMVSDYSIITPEMITKKVNVREGDILIIYTGYSKYSWEKPTSSEFGYLVRHPGPNMEFFEWAMKMKLKWVGIDAGCIEHPMNTPIRYWHAGEFEKAKTKLRKEWGKEWDEMFPPDEYYKLMHIKVPKSHLVFIESIGGDVEKLLNQRAWIFAGVIPFMETEASWARVAAYQAPEEMDNEEFIKMMDEMEQYDLTIPFSVRTPQWLNYEPLSVRFFKRVGQQQFGLGRNTSICNASIHLATHMDGEKHFYPAGRTIGETPLEEWVGPGVIADISDMVSDVSVYTPEMIKKVVDIRPGDILIIKTGWHKYGWNSPDSDEFKYMVRHPGPSPDFAQWALDMNIKWIGVDAVSADHPMNTIMRIWHPKTFEEANRKLIEQFGKDWDQMYPLDEFYQVMHLKLFPKHLVHAENLAGDIAHLPSGRYYLGCFLAKAMEAESMWGRFIAWRMK from the coding sequence ATGAACAACGAAAAATTTATTGAAACTTTAAGCAAAGCAAAATTGTTTGATTTAACACAACCATTAAGCATTTTTACACCACCATGGCCTCATGATAAGGCACTTGAGGTTCATTTCTTTAAAAGAGTTACAGGTGCTTATGGAGGAGGTCAAGGAGCAAATGGTCAGATTTTAAATTGGAGTAATACCACTGGAACACATTTAGTTGGAGAAACTGCATATCATTCAGGAGGAAGAGCAATTTCAGACATCCCTCTTAAAGAACTTTCTGGTCCTGGAGTAGTTGTGGATATCTCAGATATGGTTTCTGATTATAGCATTATAACTCCTGAAATGATTACTAAAAAAGTCAATGTTAGAGAAGGTGACATTTTAATAATTTATACTGGTTATAGCAAATATTCATGGGAAAAACCAACCTCTTCTGAATTTGGTTATCTTGTAAGGCATCCAGGTCCAAATATGGAATTCTTTGAATGGGCAATGAAAATGAAACTAAAATGGGTTGGAATAGATGCTGGTTGTATCGAACATCCAATGAATACTCCAATTAGATATTGGCATGCAGGCGAATTTGAAAAAGCAAAAACAAAACTAAGGAAAGAGTGGGGCAAAGAGTGGGATGAGATGTTTCCTCCTGATGAATATTATAAGTTAATGCATATAAAAGTTCCAAAATCTCATCTTGTTTTTATTGAAAGTATTGGTGGAGATGTAGAAAAACTTCTTAACCAGAGAGCCTGGATATTTGCTGGCGTTATTCCTTTTATGGAAACAGAAGCTTCTTGGGCAAGAGTTGCTGCATATCAAGCACCAGAAGAAATGGATAATGAAGAATTTATCAAGATGATGGATGAGATGGAGCAATATGATTTAACAATTCCATTTTCAGTTAGAACTCCACAGTGGTTGAATTATGAACCACTATCAGTTAGATTCTTCAAAAGAGTTGGTCAACAACAATTCGGATTAGGAAGAAACACTTCAATTTGCAACGCAAGTATTCATCTTGCAACACACATGGATGGAGAAAAACATTTTTATCCAGCAGGAAGAACAATAGGCGAAACACCACTTGAAGAGTGGGTTGGGCCAGGAGTTATTGCAGATATTTCAGATATGGTAAGTGATGTTAGTGTTTACACACCAGAAATGATAAAGAAAGTTGTTGATATAAGACCAGGAGACATTCTCATTATTAAGACAGGATGGCATAAATATGGATGGAATTCACCAGATTCAGATGAATTTAAATATATGGTAAGACACCCTGGACCATCTCCTGATTTTGCTCAATGGGCTCTTGATATGAATATAAAATGGATTGGAGTAGATGCTGTGAGTGCAGATCATCCTATGAATACAATTATGAGAATATGGCATCCAAAAACATTTGAAGAGGCAAATAGAAAATTAATAGAACAATTTGGAAAAGATTGGGATCAAATGTATCCTCTAGATGAATTCTACCAAGTAATGCACCTTAAACTCTTCCCAAAACATCTTGTTCATGCTGAAAACCTTGCAGGAGATATTGCTCATCTTCCAAGTGGAAGATATTATCTTGGTTGTTTCTTAGCAAAAGCAATGGAAGCTGAATCAATGTGGGGTAGATTTATAGCTTGGAGAATGAAATAA